One Sphingomonas sp. SUN039 genomic window carries:
- a CDS encoding alpha/beta fold hydrolase: MTASDFTLRRFAAPDGAELVFHEAGQGRPVVLLHGLFSDAQTNWIRYGQAKLLVNNGFRVILPDLRGHGSSTKSHDPAAYPVDVLTDDGLALVAHLGLIDYDLGGYSLGGRTVVRMVVRGAAPRRLVVSGMGLSGLTDTSPRTDHFKHILDNRGTFEKFTPEWNADSFLKTTRGDSGALRLLLDTFVDTSAESIAKISVPTLVLSGEDDSDNGSVEALAALLTDTTVVRTPGGHMSAVTKPELGQAIADFLTA; this comes from the coding sequence ATGACTGCGTCCGATTTCACACTCCGCCGATTCGCCGCGCCCGACGGGGCCGAGCTGGTTTTCCACGAAGCAGGGCAGGGGCGACCGGTCGTTCTGCTGCACGGCCTGTTCTCCGACGCGCAGACCAACTGGATCCGCTACGGCCAAGCCAAGCTGTTGGTAAACAACGGATTTAGGGTAATTCTGCCTGACCTGCGTGGGCATGGATCGAGCACGAAATCGCATGATCCTGCAGCCTATCCGGTCGATGTATTGACCGATGATGGCTTGGCGTTGGTCGCGCATCTTGGCCTCATCGACTATGACTTGGGCGGCTATTCGCTGGGCGGGCGAACGGTCGTGCGGATGGTGGTGCGGGGGGCTGCGCCGCGCCGTCTGGTGGTGTCCGGTATGGGCCTTTCGGGGCTCACCGACACCTCTCCGCGCACCGATCATTTCAAGCATATTCTCGATAACCGGGGCACGTTCGAGAAGTTCACACCCGAATGGAATGCCGATTCGTTCCTCAAGACGACTCGGGGTGATTCGGGTGCACTTCGGCTGCTGCTTGACACATTTGTTGACACTTCAGCGGAATCGATTGCAAAAATTTCGGTCCCGACCTTGGTCCTGTCGGGCGAGGATGACAGCGATAATGGGTCGGTCGAGGCTCTGGCTGCGCTGCTGACCGATACGACCGTCGTCCGTACGCCCGGCGGGCATATGAGCGCCGTCACCAAACCCGAACTGGGGCAGGCGATCGCCGATTTTCTGACCGCTTGA
- a CDS encoding EAL domain-containing protein — MTYALLVAVLCGVTGFLDPLDDFARNIRYAARYVKADGSIVVISIDQKSVGELGGKFPWPRTVDATMIERLKEAGAKKIVFDLSFSDTDTSRNDAELIRTLDRFRGDVYFGSGMLTFEKGATTSTFQPSPTYVPHVEIATFVFRTNPIGQLSRLYTESPLSPGRYPGISVALSGKRKPDARLFRPDFAIRYETFPVYSYSDIVRGRVPASQLAGRDVLVGLGEPSFQDTHYLPGQGRAQGVFAHAIGAQTLKTGTPIDLGWLPAAIMAVLCSVGLLSTTRVVTTGITLGTTLAGFTLVPLILDGRLVAVDIAPGLLLFAIVAVQHARLTFGRRKSRTHEPSGLPNLVALREVKLKRPQALIAARIDNHAAIVASFAKDVEPLIAAEIVGRLKVGDTTTEVFQGDEGVYYLLSPITDRALLSEHLDGLHALFSQPIRIGERQVDISITFGVDDQPSRAMSSRIGAALMSAESARQKGLRWKFYDDVGNEDAAWHLSIGSEIDRGIDGGEFWLAYQPKLDLRTGDIVGAEALVRWSHPVRGAIPPIEFIPAAERDHRIETITRFVLERAVADLASLPAESKLSVAVNLSVPVLRQPGFAQYVRQLLERARLDPSRFTVEITESVFLSVDEHIVMTNLNAFAEAGFGISIDDFGTGFSTLETLQRIPATEVKIDQTFVKSLAVRTADSIIVGSIIKMAKGLDHRVVAEGIEDAATLRQLTAMGCDQGQGFHIGRPQTFAAFLALAAEVRSRRAA; from the coding sequence ATGACCTATGCACTGCTGGTGGCGGTGCTGTGTGGGGTGACGGGGTTTCTCGATCCGCTCGACGATTTCGCGCGGAACATTCGTTACGCTGCTCGTTACGTAAAGGCCGACGGGTCGATCGTAGTGATCTCAATTGATCAAAAGAGCGTCGGCGAGCTGGGGGGGAAATTTCCTTGGCCCCGCACCGTCGATGCAACAATGATCGAACGTCTCAAGGAAGCGGGTGCAAAGAAGATCGTCTTCGATCTGTCGTTTTCCGACACCGACACTTCTCGCAATGACGCCGAACTCATTCGCACACTCGACCGGTTTCGCGGCGATGTTTATTTTGGTTCGGGCATGTTGACCTTCGAAAAGGGTGCCACCACCTCTACCTTTCAACCTTCACCTACTTATGTGCCGCACGTCGAGATCGCGACGTTCGTCTTTCGAACCAATCCTATAGGCCAGCTGTCTCGCCTTTATACCGAAAGTCCGCTGTCCCCGGGTCGTTATCCGGGGATTTCCGTGGCCCTGTCCGGCAAGCGAAAGCCGGACGCACGGCTCTTTCGTCCCGATTTTGCCATTCGATACGAGACGTTTCCCGTCTATTCCTACTCAGATATCGTACGCGGCCGCGTCCCTGCGAGCCAATTGGCCGGACGTGACGTTCTTGTAGGGCTTGGCGAGCCATCTTTTCAGGATACACACTACCTCCCGGGTCAGGGCCGAGCGCAAGGTGTATTTGCACACGCTATCGGCGCGCAGACGCTCAAGACCGGCACGCCGATCGATCTTGGATGGCTCCCGGCGGCGATTATGGCTGTGTTGTGTTCCGTGGGCCTCCTATCGACTACACGCGTTGTTACGACAGGCATTACACTGGGTACGACGCTCGCGGGGTTTACCCTCGTGCCCTTAATTCTAGACGGGAGACTGGTTGCCGTCGACATCGCTCCCGGGTTGCTGCTGTTTGCAATCGTAGCTGTTCAACATGCTCGTCTGACGTTCGGTCGCCGCAAGAGCCGGACGCACGAGCCTTCCGGCCTCCCCAACCTGGTCGCTTTGAGGGAGGTCAAACTAAAGCGCCCTCAAGCGCTGATCGCCGCTCGCATCGACAATCATGCCGCAATCGTTGCGAGCTTTGCAAAGGATGTCGAGCCGCTGATCGCGGCAGAAATCGTCGGGCGTTTGAAAGTCGGCGATACGACAACTGAGGTCTTTCAGGGCGACGAAGGCGTCTACTACCTGTTGTCGCCGATCACGGATCGTGCGTTGCTGTCCGAACATCTCGACGGCCTGCATGCGCTGTTTTCCCAGCCGATCCGGATCGGTGAACGGCAAGTCGATATCTCGATTACTTTCGGCGTCGATGATCAGCCATCGCGAGCGATGTCTAGCCGCATCGGTGCCGCACTGATGAGTGCGGAATCTGCCCGGCAAAAGGGCTTGCGCTGGAAATTCTATGACGATGTGGGCAACGAGGATGCGGCCTGGCACCTTTCGATCGGCAGCGAGATCGACCGTGGCATTGACGGGGGAGAGTTCTGGCTTGCCTATCAGCCCAAGCTGGATCTGCGTACTGGGGACATTGTAGGAGCCGAGGCGCTGGTGCGCTGGTCGCATCCCGTGCGCGGCGCGATTCCGCCCATCGAGTTCATTCCGGCCGCCGAACGCGACCACCGCATCGAAACGATCACGCGCTTCGTCCTCGAACGGGCGGTGGCCGACCTGGCATCGCTGCCTGCGGAGTCGAAGCTCTCGGTCGCGGTCAATCTTTCGGTGCCTGTACTGCGCCAACCCGGCTTCGCGCAATATGTCAGGCAGCTACTCGAACGCGCGCGGCTCGATCCGTCGCGGTTCACCGTCGAAATCACCGAATCGGTCTTCCTTTCGGTGGACGAGCATATCGTGATGACCAACCTCAATGCCTTTGCCGAGGCGGGGTTCGGTATCTCGATCGACGATTTCGGAACGGGCTTCTCGACGCTCGAAACGCTGCAACGCATACCGGCGACCGAAGTCAAAATCGACCAGACGTTCGTCAAGTCGCTAGCCGTCCGTACAGCCGATTCGATCATTGTCGGCTCGATCATCAAGATGGCGAAGGGACTTGATCACCGCGTCGTTGCCGAGGGCATCGAGGATGCGGCGACGCTGCGCCAGCTTACCGCCATGGGATGCGACCAGGGGCAGGGATTTCACATCGGTCGACCGCAAACCTTTGCAGCTTTTTTGGCGCTCGCTGCAGAGGTTCGGTCGCGCCGCGCAGCATGA